The genomic interval ATCGGCATTTAAGCGACGACTGCCTCCCTCTGAGACACACGTTATCCCGTACTCAGTCTCAACTCCAGTGATTCGCCTGGTAAAAGCCGCGTGTGGTGCTACTGCGTGGGAATGCGGCGACAACACGGTATTACTGCCCGCCCTTCTGGACGTAAGAACGAACAAACTCCTCGGCATTATTTTCTAAAAGGCCGTCTATCTCATCCAAGAGATCATCGACGCCGGTTGTTGAAATCTGCGCTTGAGCTGCGCCGAGTGTAGGGTCCGGGAAGTCGTCGTTAGAGTTGGAACCGCCAGCATTAATGTTTTTTTGTTGGGAGCTCATGAGTTAAAGAAATCTCCTTGATCTTGGTTCTTGGTGGACTGCGTTCATTACAACTTAGGCTAACGTAACGTGATCTTACGCGTGTGTAAGAGAGGCGCGGTTTATTCTGATTGCGGCAGCAATCTTTCTACTGGAGCAAGATGCCCGATCCGTTGTACGAGCCTGCCAACATTGCCGTTGAGGTCTGCAAAAGCTTCTTGGGAAGAAGAACAGCAGAGAGTATCAAGCTGTGGAAGAGAGATTTTCACGTGGGAGGATCCATCGGCGATGATGATGCTTTCCCAGTTAGCGGCCACTATTTTTCCTGGCAATGATTCGATCACATGCCCTCGGAAATAGGCGCGAGAGTCTAAAGGACTCTTCCATGCGGCATGAGCGATCTCTTCGGAGGTAGCAAGGGTACGCATTCTTCCTTTGCGAACTAAGGCATGAAAGAGGCTTTTGGCGGGGTCGATATCAGAATATTGCAGATCGATGAGCTTTATCTTGGCGTCTGCAATGGAGACTCCCCGGGCTTCGTAAGAGCGGATGAGCGCAAGTTTGGCACACCAATCGAGTAGATGCGCAGCATGCTGTGGACCTTTGCTCAGTGCCTCTACGGCTTCATCCCACGCAGTGATGACGCGCTTTTCGACGTCAGTAGTGGCGTTGAGCCTTTCGCGATACTGTGCGAGTAACTCAAGGGCAGTGAGTTTTCGGCCATCTGATAGCGTCAGGCGATGCGATAGCTCTAGGTCACGGGACACTGTGCTTACCTCGGCCACAGCGTTACTGAGTTTCAGGTCACTGAAGTCAATCCCTTTTTCTATCGCATCAATGACCAGTGCTGTCATCCCTAGCTTGAGGAAAATCGAGGTGTGGGACATATTAGCGTCCCCGATAATCACGTGGAGCCTGCCGTAGCTTTCTGCAGCGGCGTGAGGTTCATCGCGAGTATTAATGATTCCTCGGTTGAGCGTTGTCTCAAGGGAAATCTCTTGTTCGATATAATCTGCACGTTGCGAAATCTGGAAGCCAGCTTTTTCTCCCAGTTGTCCGAGGCCCACACGTCCTGCCCCTGCAACGACTTGCCGGGCTACGAAAAACGGAATAAGCGATTGCGCTAGTCGATCAAAATTAGTGTCGCGATGGTACAAGTAGTTTTCATGGCTGCCGTAGCTTGCGCCTTTTCCGTCAACGTTATTTTTATAAATTTTAAGGGGTGGGCAGGGCTCATGATGATCAAGTATGGATTCCCCCGCCGCGGTTTGTTCTGCAACGAGTTCGGCTGCGCGGTTGAGTATTACGTCGCCGGCGACGTCGTAAAGCATGGCATCGTATGCGTTTGTAGTCTCGGGAGATGAGTACTCGGGGTGTGCATGATCCACATAGAACCGTCCGCCGTTGGTTAGTACGGCATTGGCTACGCCGATAGCGTTGGGGTCTATGATCGGGACGCTATGGTATCTTTTCAGGTCAAAACCGCGGGAGTCTCTTAGGGGATGCTCA from Corynebacterium ulcerans carries:
- a CDS encoding ubiquitin-like protein Pup, with protein sequence MSSQQKNINAGGSNSNDDFPDPTLGAAQAQISTTGVDDLLDEIDGLLENNAEEFVRSYVQKGGQ
- the dop gene encoding depupylase/deamidase Dop, whose translation is MSFIGTETEYGIATPSDATLSPIVTSTHAVVSFSMRERCASGARWNFAAEHPLRDSRGFDLKRYHSVPIIDPNAIGVANAVLTNGGRFYVDHAHPEYSSPETTNAYDAMLYDVAGDVILNRAAELVAEQTAAGESILDHHEPCPPLKIYKNNVDGKGASYGSHENYLYHRDTNFDRLAQSLIPFFVARQVVAGAGRVGLGQLGEKAGFQISQRADYIEQEISLETTLNRGIINTRDEPHAAAESYGRLHVIIGDANMSHTSIFLKLGMTALVIDAIEKGIDFSDLKLSNAVAEVSTVSRDLELSHRLTLSDGRKLTALELLAQYRERLNATTDVEKRVITAWDEAVEALSKGPQHAAHLLDWCAKLALIRSYEARGVSIADAKIKLIDLQYSDIDPAKSLFHALVRKGRMRTLATSEEIAHAAWKSPLDSRAYFRGHVIESLPGKIVAANWESIIIADGSSHVKISLPQLDTLCCSSSQEAFADLNGNVGRLVQRIGHLAPVERLLPQSE